Proteins encoded within one genomic window of Citrobacter amalonaticus Y19:
- the mlaF gene encoding phospholipid ABC transporter ATP-binding protein MlaF, translated as MGQSVANLVDMRDVSFTRGDRCIFDNISLTVPRGKITAIMGPSGIGKTTLLRLIGGQIQPDKGEILFDGENIPAMSRSRLYTVRKRMSMLFQSGALFTDMNVFDNVAYPLREHTTLPPSLLKSTVMMKLEAVGLRGAAKLMPSELSGGMARRAALARAIALEPDLIMFDEPFVGQDPITMGVLVKLISELNNALGVTCVVVSHDVPEVLSIADFAWIMADKKIVAHGSAQALQENDDPRVRQFLDGIADGPVPFRYPAGDYHSDLLGTGS; from the coding sequence ATGGGTCAGTCTGTGGCGAATTTAGTCGACATGCGCGATGTCAGCTTTACGCGCGGCGATCGCTGCATTTTCGATAACATCTCTCTGACCGTACCGCGTGGCAAGATCACCGCGATCATGGGGCCATCGGGGATCGGTAAAACGACGCTGCTGCGCCTGATTGGCGGACAAATTCAGCCCGACAAGGGCGAGATCCTGTTTGATGGCGAGAACATCCCCGCGATGTCCCGCTCGCGCCTCTACACGGTACGTAAACGGATGAGTATGCTGTTTCAGTCGGGGGCGCTGTTCACTGACATGAACGTATTTGATAACGTGGCGTATCCGTTACGCGAACATACCACGCTTCCCCCGTCGTTATTGAAAAGCACGGTGATGATGAAACTGGAAGCCGTTGGTCTGCGCGGGGCAGCAAAACTGATGCCCTCAGAACTGTCCGGAGGGATGGCTCGCCGGGCGGCGTTAGCGCGTGCTATTGCGCTGGAGCCGGATCTCATCATGTTTGATGAGCCGTTTGTCGGGCAGGATCCGATCACCATGGGCGTGCTGGTCAAACTGATTTCAGAATTAAACAATGCGCTGGGCGTGACCTGCGTCGTGGTCTCTCACGATGTGCCGGAGGTCCTGAGCATTGCGGATTTCGCCTGGATTATGGCGGACAAAAAGATTGTGGCCCACGGCAGCGCACAGGCGCTGCAAGAGAATGACGACCCGCGCGTGCGTCAGTTCCTGGATGGCATTGCAGACGGACCCGTCCCGTTCCGCTATCCTGCGGGCGATTATCACTCTGATTTACTCGGAACAGGGAGTTAA
- the lptC gene encoding LPS export ABC transporter periplasmic protein LptC: MSKARRWVIILLSLAVLVLIGINLADKDDTAQVAVNTSDPTYKSEHTDTVVYSPEGALSYRLIAQHVEYYSDQAVSWFTQPVLTTFDKDKIPTWSIKADKAKLTEDRMLYLYGHVEVNALVPDAQLRRITTDNAQINLVTQDVTSEDLVTLYGTTFNSSGLKMRGNLRSKNAELIEKVRTSYEIQNKQTQP, translated from the coding sequence ATGAGTAAAGCCAGACGTTGGGTTATCATTCTACTGTCGTTGGCCGTGCTGGTGCTGATTGGTATTAACCTGGCCGATAAAGACGACACGGCTCAGGTGGCGGTGAATACAAGCGATCCGACCTACAAGAGCGAGCACACGGACACCGTTGTCTACAGTCCGGAAGGCGCGCTGAGCTATCGTTTGATCGCCCAACATGTTGAATATTATTCCGATCAGGCCGTTTCGTGGTTCACGCAACCCGTGTTAACGACCTTTGATAAGGACAAGATCCCGACGTGGTCAATCAAGGCTGATAAAGCCAAGCTGACCGAGGATCGGATGCTGTATCTTTATGGTCACGTTGAAGTCAACGCGCTGGTGCCTGACGCTCAACTTCGCAGAATTACCACCGATAACGCGCAGATCAATCTGGTGACGCAGGATGTTACCTCTGAAGACCTCGTCACGTTATACGGAACAACATTTAACTCCAGCGGACTGAAAATGCGCGGCAACTTACGCAGCAAGAACGCCGAGCTGATTGAAAAGGTTAGAACCTCCTATGAAATTCAAAACAAACAAACTCAGCCTTAA
- the mlaD gene encoding outer membrane lipid asymmetry maintenance protein MlaD translates to MQTKKNEIWVGIFLLAALLAALFVCLKAANVTSMRTEPTYTIYATFDNIGGLKVRSPVRIGGVVVGRVADISLDPKTYLPRVTLDIEERYNNIPDTSSLSIRTSGLLGEQYLALNVGFEDPELGTSILKDGGTIQDTKSAMVLEDMIGQFLYNSNSKGDDNKNSGDASAPAEGHNEATGPAGTTN, encoded by the coding sequence ATGCAAACGAAAAAAAATGAAATTTGGGTGGGGATCTTCTTGTTAGCTGCATTGCTGGCCGCGCTGTTTGTCTGCCTGAAGGCGGCCAACGTGACCTCTATGCGCACGGAACCGACCTACACGATTTATGCGACATTCGATAATATCGGCGGCCTGAAAGTGCGTTCGCCGGTGCGCATCGGTGGCGTGGTGGTTGGTCGCGTGGCGGATATCTCCTTAGACCCGAAGACCTATTTACCGCGTGTGACGCTGGACATCGAAGAGCGCTATAACAACATTCCTGATACCAGTTCACTGAGCATCCGGACGTCCGGTCTGCTGGGGGAACAGTATCTGGCGCTGAACGTCGGTTTTGAAGATCCTGAGCTGGGAACGTCTATCCTCAAGGATGGCGGCACGATCCAGGACACCAAATCCGCGATGGTGCTGGAAGATATGATTGGTCAGTTCCTTTACAACAGCAACAGTAAAGGCGATGACAATAAGAATTCTGGCGATGCGTCGGCGCCGGCCGAAGGTCATAATGAAGCCACTGGGCCTGCGGGCACAACGAATTAA
- the lptA gene encoding lipopolysaccharide ABC transporter substrate-binding protein LptA, which produces MKFKTNKLSLNLVLASSLLAASIPAFAVTGDTEQPIHIESDQQSLDMLGNVVTFTGNVIVTQGTIKINADKVVVTRPGGEEGKEVIDGFGNPATFYQMQDNGKPVKGHASKMHYELAKDFVVLTGNAYLEQLDSNITGDKITYLVKEQKMQAFSEKGKRVTTVLVPSQLQDKNQAPAQKKSN; this is translated from the coding sequence ATGAAATTCAAAACAAACAAACTCAGCCTTAATCTTGTGCTTGCCAGCTCACTTCTGGCCGCCAGTATTCCGGCGTTCGCCGTCACCGGCGATACCGAACAGCCGATTCATATTGAATCGGATCAGCAGTCTCTGGACATGCTGGGCAACGTCGTGACCTTCACCGGTAATGTCATTGTGACCCAGGGCACCATCAAAATTAACGCCGATAAAGTGGTCGTTACCCGTCCGGGCGGTGAAGAGGGTAAAGAGGTCATTGATGGCTTCGGCAACCCGGCCACCTTCTATCAAATGCAGGACAACGGTAAGCCGGTAAAAGGCCACGCGTCGAAAATGCATTATGAGCTGGCGAAAGACTTTGTCGTACTCACCGGCAATGCGTACCTGGAACAGCTCGACAGCAACATCACCGGGGACAAAATTACCTATCTGGTGAAAGAACAGAAAATGCAGGCCTTCAGTGAGAAAGGCAAGCGTGTGACCACGGTTCTGGTTCCGTCGCAGTTGCAGGACAAAAACCAGGCCCCGGCTCAGAAGAAGAGTAACTAA
- the kdsD gene encoding arabinose-5-phosphate isomerase KdsD, whose amino-acid sequence MSHLALQPGFDFQQAGKEVLAIEREGLAELDQYINQDFTLACEKMFNCTGKVVVMGMGKSGHIGRKMAATFASTGTSSFFVHPGEAAHGDLGMVTSQDVVIAISNSGESSEIAALIPVLKRLQVQLICITGRPESSMARAADVHLCVKVPQEACPLGLAPTSSTTATLVMGDALAVALLKARGFTAEDFALSHPGGALGRKLLLRVNDIMHTGDEIPHVTKDASLRDALLEITRKNLGMTVICDDAMKINGIFTDGDLRRVFDMGVDVRQLGIADVMTPGGIRVRPGILAVDALNLMQSRHITSVMVADGDQLLGVLHMHDLLRAGVV is encoded by the coding sequence ATGTCGCACTTAGCGTTACAACCGGGTTTTGACTTTCAGCAAGCTGGCAAAGAGGTTCTGGCGATTGAACGTGAAGGCCTGGCGGAGCTTGATCAGTACATCAATCAGGATTTCACTCTCGCCTGTGAAAAAATGTTCAACTGCACCGGCAAAGTGGTGGTGATGGGCATGGGGAAATCGGGGCACATTGGCCGCAAAATGGCCGCGACCTTTGCCAGTACCGGCACCTCTTCCTTCTTCGTCCATCCGGGGGAAGCCGCCCACGGCGATCTGGGAATGGTGACATCGCAGGATGTGGTGATTGCCATCTCCAACTCCGGAGAATCCAGCGAGATAGCCGCCCTGATTCCGGTCCTTAAGCGACTGCAGGTTCAGCTTATCTGCATCACCGGTCGACCAGAAAGCAGCATGGCACGTGCTGCGGATGTCCATCTGTGTGTTAAAGTACCGCAAGAAGCCTGTCCGCTTGGTCTGGCACCAACGAGCAGCACTACCGCCACGTTAGTGATGGGCGATGCGCTGGCGGTGGCGTTATTGAAGGCGCGCGGCTTTACCGCTGAGGATTTTGCCTTGTCGCATCCGGGCGGTGCGCTGGGGCGTAAACTGCTGCTGCGCGTTAACGATATTATGCATACGGGCGATGAAATCCCGCATGTCACCAAAGATGCCAGCCTGCGCGATGCGCTGCTGGAAATCACCCGCAAGAACCTCGGGATGACCGTGATTTGCGATGATGCGATGAAGATCAACGGTATCTTCACCGACGGTGATTTACGTCGCGTCTTTGATATGGGTGTTGACGTACGCCAACTCGGTATTGCCGACGTGATGACGCCGGGGGGCATTCGCGTGCGTCCAGGAATTCTGGCGGTCGATGCCCTGAACTTAATGCAGTCCCGCCATATCACCTCCGTGATGGTTGCCGATGGCGACCAGTTACTCGGTGTGTTACATATGCATGATCTCCTGCGTGCAGGCGTTGTGTAG
- the mlaE gene encoding lipid asymmetry maintenance ABC transporter permease subunit MlaE has protein sequence MLLNALATLGHKGIKTLRTFGRAGLMLFNALVGKPEFRKHAPLLVRQLYNVGVLSMLIIIVSGVFIGMVLGLQGYLVLTTYSAETSLGMLVALSLLRELGPVVAALLFAGRAGSALTAEIGLMRATEQLSSMEMMAVDPLRRVISPRFWAGVISLPLLTILFVAVGIWGGSLVGVSWKGIDAGFFWAAMQNAVDWRLDLVNCLIKSVVFAITVTWIALFNGYDAIPTSAGISRATTRTVVHSSLAVLGLDFVLTALMFGN, from the coding sequence ATGCTGTTAAATGCACTGGCGACGCTGGGACACAAGGGGATTAAAACCCTCAGAACGTTCGGGCGCGCCGGGTTAATGTTGTTCAATGCGCTGGTCGGCAAACCGGAATTTCGTAAACACGCGCCGCTGCTGGTGCGCCAGCTTTATAATGTGGGCGTCTTGTCGATGCTGATCATTATTGTTTCTGGCGTGTTTATCGGCATGGTGCTGGGGTTGCAGGGCTATCTGGTACTCACCACCTATAGTGCGGAAACCAGTCTGGGGATGTTAGTGGCGCTGTCGCTGCTGCGTGAACTCGGTCCGGTCGTCGCCGCGCTGCTGTTTGCGGGTCGCGCGGGTTCCGCACTGACCGCTGAAATTGGCCTGATGCGTGCGACGGAGCAGCTTTCCAGTATGGAAATGATGGCCGTCGACCCACTGCGTCGGGTGATCTCCCCACGTTTCTGGGCGGGGGTGATCTCGCTGCCGCTGCTGACGATTTTGTTTGTGGCCGTAGGGATCTGGGGCGGTTCTCTGGTCGGCGTAAGCTGGAAGGGGATTGACGCCGGTTTCTTCTGGGCCGCGATGCAGAATGCCGTCGACTGGCGTCTGGATCTGGTCAACTGTTTGATCAAAAGCGTGGTGTTCGCCATTACGGTAACCTGGATTGCATTGTTCAATGGGTATGATGCGATTCCGACCTCGGCGGGAATTAGCCGGGCAACCACACGCACCGTTGTGCACTCGTCGCTGGCCGTTCTGGGTCTGGACTTTGTACTGACCGCATTGATGTTTGGGAATTGA
- a CDS encoding calcium/sodium antiporter encodes MLLATALLIIGLLLVVYGADRLVFAASILCRTFGIPPLIIGMTVVSIGTSLPEMIVSVAASLHGQLDLAVGTALGSNMTNILLILGLAALIHPFTVHSDILRRELPLMLLVSVVAGSVLYDGQLSRSDGIFLLLLAVLWLLFIVKIARLAERQGNDSLTQEQVAELPREGGLPVAFLWLGIALIIMPMATRMVVDNATVIANYFAMSELTIGLTVIAIGTSLPELATAIAGVRKGENDIAVGNIIGANIFNLTIVLGLPALITPGDVNPLAFSRDYSVMLLVSVIFALLCWRRPRQSGRGAGVLLTGGFIVWLAMLYWLSPLLVG; translated from the coding sequence ATGCTTTTAGCCACGGCGCTGTTAATTATTGGTTTATTATTGGTCGTCTACGGCGCCGACCGCCTGGTATTTGCCGCGTCAATCCTCTGTCGAACCTTCGGGATCCCGCCGCTGATTATTGGTATGACGGTAGTCAGTATAGGCACATCTCTGCCTGAAATGATTGTTTCTGTCGCCGCCTCCCTGCACGGGCAGTTAGATTTAGCCGTCGGCACCGCGCTCGGATCCAACATGACCAACATATTGTTGATCCTCGGACTGGCCGCGCTGATCCACCCTTTTACCGTGCATTCCGATATTCTGCGTCGCGAATTACCGCTAATGTTACTGGTTAGCGTCGTGGCCGGATCCGTACTGTATGACGGACAACTCAGCCGTAGCGATGGTATCTTTCTTCTACTGTTAGCCGTGTTATGGCTGTTGTTCATTGTTAAAATCGCTCGTCTCGCTGAGCGTCAGGGCAATGACAGCCTCACCCAGGAGCAGGTTGCTGAATTGCCGCGCGAAGGCGGACTGCCGGTGGCGTTTTTATGGCTGGGCATTGCGCTGATTATCATGCCAATGGCCACCCGAATGGTGGTGGATAACGCCACCGTGATTGCCAATTACTTCGCGATGAGCGAACTGACGATTGGCCTGACGGTAATCGCGATCGGCACCAGCCTGCCTGAACTGGCAACCGCCATCGCTGGCGTGCGCAAAGGTGAGAACGATATCGCGGTGGGCAATATCATCGGCGCGAACATTTTTAACCTCACCATTGTCCTCGGTCTCCCCGCCCTGATTACGCCGGGTGACGTGAACCCGTTGGCGTTCAGCCGTGATTACAGCGTGATGCTGCTGGTGAGCGTTATCTTTGCATTACTCTGCTGGCGGCGTCCCCGCCAGTCCGGTCGCGGCGCGGGCGTGCTGTTGACCGGCGGTTTTATCGTATGGCTGGCGATGTTGTATTGGCTGTCGCCGCTTCTCGTTGGATAA
- the sfsB gene encoding DNA-binding transcriptional regulator SfsB — protein sequence MESKFIDWHPADIIAGLRKKGTSMAAESRKHGLSSSTLANALTRPWPKGELIIAKALGTEPWIIWPSRYHDAKTHEFIDRTRLMRSARREKQDVK from the coding sequence ATGGAGAGCAAATTCATTGACTGGCATCCGGCAGATATCATTGCCGGATTACGTAAAAAAGGGACATCGATGGCTGCCGAATCACGCAAGCATGGATTAAGTTCCTCCACACTGGCAAACGCCTTAACCCGACCGTGGCCGAAAGGCGAGCTGATCATAGCGAAAGCGCTCGGAACGGAACCCTGGATTATCTGGCCGTCACGCTACCATGATGCTAAAACACATGAATTCATCGACAGAACGCGTCTGATGCGATCGGCGCGCCGGGAAAAGCAGGATGTAAAGTAA
- the mlaC gene encoding phospholipid-binding protein MlaC gives MFKRLMMVALLVIAPLSTAIAADQTNPYKLMDEAAQKTFDRLKNEQPKIRSNPDYLRDVVDQELLPYVQVKYAGALVLGRYYKEATPAQRDAYFAAFREYLKQAYGQALAMYHGQTYEIAPEQPLGDATIVPIRVTILDPHGRPPVRLDFQWRKNTQTGHWQAYDMIAEGVSMITTKQNEWSDLLRTKGIDGLTAQLKSIAQHKITLEEKK, from the coding sequence ATGTTTAAGCGTTTAATGATGGTGGCTCTGCTGGTGATTGCACCGCTGAGTACCGCCATTGCAGCCGATCAGACCAACCCTTACAAGTTGATGGATGAAGCGGCGCAGAAAACCTTCGACCGCCTGAAAAACGAACAGCCGAAAATCCGTTCTAATCCGGACTATCTGCGCGATGTGGTTGACCAGGAACTGCTGCCGTATGTGCAGGTGAAATACGCCGGCGCGTTGGTGCTGGGTCGTTACTATAAAGAGGCCACTCCAGCCCAGCGTGACGCCTACTTCGCCGCGTTTCGTGAATACCTGAAACAGGCTTACGGCCAGGCGCTGGCGATGTATCACGGTCAGACGTATGAGATTGCCCCGGAACAACCGTTGGGTGATGCGACCATCGTTCCGATCCGCGTGACGATTCTTGATCCGCATGGTCGTCCTCCGGTACGTCTGGACTTCCAGTGGCGTAAAAATACCCAGACGGGTCACTGGCAGGCCTATGACATGATCGCCGAAGGCGTCAGCATGATCACCACCAAACAGAACGAGTGGAGCGATCTGCTGCGGACTAAAGGAATCGATGGATTGACGGCGCAGCTGAAATCTATCGCTCAGCATAAAATCACGCTGGAAGAGAAGAAGTAA
- the ibaG gene encoding BolA family iron metabolism protein IbaG has product MENNEIQSVLMNALSLQEVHVSGDGSHFQVIAVGEMFDGMSRVKKQQSIYAPLMEYIADNRIHALSIKAYTPAEWARDRKLNGF; this is encoded by the coding sequence ATGGAAAATAATGAAATTCAGAGCGTGCTGATGAACGCACTCTCCCTCCAGGAAGTCCACGTCTCTGGCGATGGCAGCCACTTTCAGGTTATTGCCGTGGGTGAGATGTTTGACGGCATGAGCCGGGTGAAGAAGCAGCAGTCGATTTATGCGCCGCTGATGGAGTACATTGCGGACAACCGCATTCATGCCCTGTCGATCAAAGCGTATACCCCCGCAGAGTGGGCGCGCGATCGTAAACTAAACGGTTTTTGA
- the rplU gene encoding 50S ribosomal protein L21 yields MYAVFQSGGKQHRVSEGQTVRLEKLDIATGESIEFAEVLMIANGEEVKIGVPFVDGGVIKAEVVAHGRGEKVKIVKFRRRKHYRKQQGHRQWFTDVKITGISA; encoded by the coding sequence ATGTACGCGGTTTTCCAAAGTGGTGGTAAACAACACCGAGTAAGCGAAGGTCAGACCGTTCGCCTGGAAAAGCTGGACATCGCAACTGGCGAATCTATTGAATTCGCTGAAGTTCTGATGATCGCAAACGGTGAAGAAGTCAAAATCGGCGTTCCTTTCGTTGATGGCGGCGTAATCAAAGCTGAAGTTGTTGCTCACGGTCGTGGCGAGAAAGTTAAAATCGTTAAGTTTCGTCGTCGTAAACACTATCGTAAGCAGCAGGGCCATCGTCAGTGGTTCACTGATGTGAAAATTACTGGCATCAGCGCCTAA
- the rpmA gene encoding 50S ribosomal protein L27 yields MAHKKAGGSTRNGRDSEAKRLGVKRFGGESVLAGSIIVRQRGTKFHAGTNVGCGRDHTLFAKADGKVKFEVKGPNNRKYISIVAE; encoded by the coding sequence ATGGCACATAAAAAGGCTGGCGGCTCAACTCGTAACGGTCGCGATTCAGAAGCTAAACGCCTGGGCGTTAAGCGTTTCGGTGGCGAATCTGTTCTGGCGGGTAGCATCATCGTTCGTCAACGTGGCACCAAGTTCCACGCAGGTACCAACGTAGGTTGCGGTCGTGACCACACTCTGTTTGCTAAAGCAGACGGTAAAGTGAAATTTGAAGTTAAAGGCCCGAACAACCGTAAATACATCAGCATCGTTGCTGAGTAA
- the mlaB gene encoding lipid asymmetry maintenance protein MlaB codes for MTQSLSWMRDGDKLALVGELDQDVLNPLWDARVEAMTGVTCIDLSQVSRVDTGGLALLVHLISLAKTQGNNVSLTGVNDKVFTLAELYNLPADVLPRQ; via the coding sequence ATGACTCAGTCACTCAGTTGGATGCGTGACGGAGACAAACTGGCGCTCGTGGGTGAGCTGGACCAGGACGTGCTGAATCCCTTGTGGGACGCGCGCGTTGAGGCAATGACCGGCGTGACCTGCATCGATCTCAGCCAGGTTTCCCGCGTGGATACCGGGGGACTGGCGCTGCTGGTCCATCTTATCAGTCTGGCGAAAACGCAGGGCAACAACGTGTCTCTGACGGGGGTGAACGACAAAGTCTTCACCCTGGCGGAACTCTATAACTTACCTGCCGACGTGCTTCCGCGTCAGTAA
- the kdsC gene encoding 3-deoxy-manno-octulosonate-8-phosphatase KdsC — MSKAGASLATCYGPVSADVIAKAENIRLLILDVDGVLSDGLIYMGNNGEELKAFNVRDGYGIRCALTSDIDVAIITGRKAKLVEDRCATLGITHLYQGQSDKLVAFHSLLAKLAIAPENVAYVGDDLIDWPVMEKIGLSIAVADAHPLLLPRADYVTKIAGGRGAVREVCDLLLLAQGKLDEAKGQSI, encoded by the coding sequence ATGAGCAAAGCAGGTGCGTCGCTTGCGACCTGTTATGGACCCGTCAGCGCGGACGTCATCGCCAAAGCAGAGAATATCCGTCTGCTGATTCTTGATGTCGATGGCGTGCTGTCGGATGGCCTGATTTATATGGGCAACAACGGTGAAGAGCTGAAGGCTTTCAACGTCCGTGACGGTTACGGGATTCGTTGTGCGCTGACGTCTGATATCGACGTCGCCATCATTACCGGACGAAAAGCTAAACTAGTAGAAGATCGGTGTGCCACACTGGGGATCACGCATCTGTATCAGGGGCAGTCGGACAAACTGGTCGCCTTTCACAGTCTGCTGGCAAAACTGGCGATTGCGCCGGAAAACGTGGCCTACGTCGGTGACGATCTGATCGACTGGCCGGTGATGGAAAAAATTGGCCTGAGCATTGCCGTTGCGGATGCGCATCCGTTACTGCTTCCGCGCGCGGATTACGTCACGAAAATCGCGGGCGGACGCGGCGCGGTACGAGAAGTCTGTGATTTATTATTACTGGCGCAGGGTAAGCTTGATGAGGCCAAAGGGCAATCGATATGA
- the murA gene encoding UDP-N-acetylglucosamine 1-carboxyvinyltransferase → MDKFRVQGPTRLQGEVTISGAKNAALPILFAALLAEEPVEIQNVPKLKDVDTSMKLLSQLGAKVERNGSVHIDARDVNVFCAPYELVKTMRASIWALGPLVARFGQGQVSLPGGCTIGARPVDLHITGLEQLGATITLEEGYVKASVDGRLKGAHIVMDKVSVGATVTIMCAATLAEGTTIIENAAREPEIVDTANFLIALGAKITGQGTDRITIEGVERLGGGVYRVLPDRIETGTFLVAAAVSRGKIICRNAQPDTLDAVLAKLRDAGADIEVGKDWISLDMHGKRPKAVNVRTAPHPAFPTDMQAQFTLLNLVAEGTGFITETVFENRFMHVPELSRMGAHAEIESNTVICHGVDKLSGAQVMATDLRASASLVLAGCIAEGTTVVDRIYHIDRGYERIEDKLRALGANIERVKAE, encoded by the coding sequence ATGGATAAATTTCGTGTACAGGGGCCTACCCGGCTCCAGGGCGAAGTCACAATTTCTGGCGCGAAAAACGCCGCTCTGCCGATCCTTTTTGCGGCGTTGCTGGCGGAAGAGCCGGTAGAGATCCAGAACGTCCCGAAACTGAAGGACGTTGATACCTCGATGAAGCTGCTGAGCCAGCTCGGTGCGAAAGTGGAACGCAATGGTTCCGTGCACATAGATGCCCGTGACGTTAATGTCTTCTGCGCACCGTATGAGCTGGTGAAAACCATGCGCGCATCGATTTGGGCGCTGGGGCCGTTGGTTGCCCGTTTTGGTCAGGGTCAGGTTTCTCTGCCAGGCGGTTGTACTATTGGCGCACGTCCGGTTGATCTGCATATCACCGGTCTGGAGCAACTGGGCGCGACGATCACGCTGGAAGAAGGCTATGTGAAAGCTTCCGTTGATGGTCGTCTGAAGGGCGCGCATATCGTCATGGATAAAGTCAGTGTTGGCGCAACGGTGACCATTATGTGTGCCGCGACGCTGGCGGAAGGCACCACCATCATTGAAAACGCGGCTCGTGAACCGGAAATTGTCGACACCGCCAACTTCCTGATTGCGCTGGGGGCAAAAATTACCGGCCAGGGGACCGACCGTATCACCATCGAAGGCGTAGAACGTCTGGGTGGCGGCGTCTATCGCGTATTGCCAGACCGCATCGAAACCGGGACATTCCTGGTGGCGGCGGCGGTTTCTCGCGGCAAAATCATCTGCCGTAACGCGCAGCCGGATACGCTGGACGCGGTGCTGGCGAAACTGCGCGATGCCGGTGCGGATATCGAAGTGGGTAAAGACTGGATTAGCCTCGATATGCACGGCAAACGTCCGAAAGCGGTCAATGTGCGCACCGCCCCGCATCCGGCGTTCCCGACAGACATGCAGGCTCAGTTCACGCTGCTGAACCTGGTGGCGGAAGGGACGGGATTCATCACGGAAACGGTGTTTGAAAACCGCTTTATGCACGTGCCTGAGCTGAGTCGTATGGGTGCCCACGCGGAAATCGAAAGCAATACCGTGATTTGTCACGGCGTCGATAAGCTCTCCGGTGCGCAGGTGATGGCGACGGATCTGCGTGCTTCTGCCAGTCTGGTGCTGGCGGGATGTATTGCGGAAGGGACGACGGTCGTTGATCGTATTTATCATATCGATCGCGGTTATGAGCGCATCGAAGATAAATTGCGTGCGCTGGGCGCTAACATCGAGCGCGTGAAAGCCGAATAA
- the ispB gene encoding octaprenyl diphosphate synthase, producing the protein MNLEKINELTAQDMAGVNATILEQLNSDVQLINQLGYYIVSGGGKRIRPMIAVLAARAVGYQGNAHVTIAALIEFIHTATLLHDDVVDESDMRRGKATANAAFGNAASVLVGDFIYTRSFQMMTSLGSLKVLEVMSEAVNVIAEGEVLQLMNVNDPDITEESYMRVIYSKTARLFEAAAQCSGLLAGCSEAEEKALQDYGRYLGTAFQLIDDLLDYNADGEQLGKNVGDDLNEGKPTLPLLHAMRNGTPEQAQMIRQAIEQGNGRHLLEPVLEAMNACGSLEWTRLRAEEEADKAIAALQVLPDSQWREALIGLAHIAVQRDR; encoded by the coding sequence ATGAATTTAGAAAAAATCAATGAGTTAACCGCGCAAGATATGGCGGGTGTCAATGCGACAATCCTTGAACAGCTTAATTCCGACGTCCAACTGATCAATCAGTTAGGCTATTACATTGTGAGTGGTGGCGGTAAACGCATTCGCCCGATGATTGCCGTACTCGCGGCGCGCGCCGTTGGCTATCAGGGAAATGCCCATGTCACGATCGCGGCATTGATCGAATTTATCCACACGGCCACCCTGCTTCATGACGATGTGGTGGATGAATCCGATATGCGTCGGGGTAAAGCCACGGCGAACGCCGCGTTTGGCAATGCCGCCAGCGTGCTGGTTGGCGATTTTATCTATACCCGATCTTTCCAGATGATGACCAGCCTCGGCTCGCTGAAGGTGCTGGAAGTGATGTCTGAAGCGGTGAACGTCATTGCTGAAGGTGAAGTCCTGCAGTTAATGAACGTTAACGACCCGGACATTACCGAAGAAAGCTACATGCGCGTGATCTACAGTAAAACGGCGCGACTGTTTGAAGCGGCGGCGCAGTGTTCCGGTCTCCTCGCGGGCTGTAGTGAAGCCGAGGAAAAAGCGTTGCAGGACTACGGTCGCTATCTGGGAACGGCTTTCCAGTTGATTGACGATCTGCTGGACTACAACGCCGACGGCGAACAACTGGGGAAAAATGTCGGTGATGACCTGAACGAAGGCAAACCTACGTTACCGCTGCTGCATGCGATGCGTAACGGCACGCCAGAGCAGGCGCAAATGATTCGTCAGGCCATTGAGCAAGGAAATGGCCGACACCTTCTGGAGCCGGTACTGGAGGCGATGAACGCCTGTGGTTCGCTGGAATGGACACGCCTGCGCGCAGAAGAAGAGGCCGACAAAGCCATCGCCGCACTGCAGGTACTTCCTGATTCCCAATGGCGCGAGGCGTTGATCGGCCTGGCGCATATTGCCGTACAGCGTGACCGCTAA